In Pseudomonadota bacterium, the genomic window CCGACGGCGTATCTCTTCGGCCCGTGCCGCCCGATCTGAGTCGGAGTCAGCCTGGGAGCGGTTGGTCGCCGACGCTGCGCCCTCTTCCGTCTTGGGTTTGTTCGGCGTGACCACGTTGCGCCGCGGCGGCGGCGGCGCGCCGCCCTTCAGCGCCTGCGTGAAGGTCTCCAGCTTGACCTCCGCTGTCCCCTGACTGCCGCCGCTGAACACCAGCCGCCGTGGCTCGATGCCGGTCAGGGTCCAGCTCGACTGGTCCCCGTCGAGCGCCATCCCGACCTTCATCCGCAGCATCTCTTTGGTCACGTTGTTGGTCACCATGGCGAGCTGGGTCTCGGGCGTGATGATAATGCCGGTCACGGCCACGTTCAGCTCGACCTTTGGCTCCTCGACAACCTGAGTCTCATCGTCTGGGCCACCGGCTTCCTCCGTACTCACCATCGGCCGGCGGTCTTCGTTGAACAGCGGGCGATTGATGACCTCCGCGTAGGTGTCAAACGCCGGCAGCTGAAACTCGCCTTTGCCGTCGTCGGGACCCGCGGCAACCCCCGCCGCGCTCATGGCCGGCGCCGGGCGAATCCCCTGCCCCACGCCCAGCACCACGCTGACGATAGCCGCGGCCAGCAGCGTACAGCCGCCGAGCAGCGCGAGGAATATGGCTTTGTCCGGTTTCATGGTCGTGTCAGGGTGCTGTTCTCAGGTACCCGGAAAGGTCGAAGCGCACGTCCAAAATCTGCTGCTGAACGGTTTCTCGTCCCTGTCGGCGGCGCGTAATCTGGCGGTAAACGCTCACGTTGTCCAGAAAAACATACGGCGTGCCGTTTTCCAGGTGGTAGAAGATGTTGCTGAGATCTTCCACCTCGCAGCGCAGCCGGACCTTGTTGGTGACGCGCTCAAACCGCTCCTTGTCCCGCACGCGCATGTTTTGGTTGGAGATCACCTGGCAGTCTTTTTCGCTCGCGTGGGTGCGGATCATCTCCTTGAGCCGGTTGGTCAGCTCCGCTGAACCCAGGGAGGTATTTTTCTGCTGCAGAAAAAAATCTGCCTCGTTCTGGAGCTCGCGAACCTCGGTCAGTTCCCGCTCCAGCGCCGGTCCCTGGTCCAGCAGGCCCTGGAAGCGCGCCTGCGAGCTCTGAAGCTGCTCGATCTGCGTGTTGAGCTCACCCTGGCGATCGAAGTACCAGCGAAAACCGACCCAGTAGACGAGGATCAGCGCCACGACGAGGAGCATCCACGCCAGCGGCTTTTGGCGATTCTCATCCGGCAGTAGCTGCGCCATTTTCCTGTCCGTTGCAGTCCACAAATACTTCGATGGTGAAGCGTTCCTTACCGGTCTTGGCGTCCGGCGTGAACGCCCCTTTGGGCGCTGGGTCTTTCAGACACGGCGCTTCGCCCAGCAGGCTGATCAACGCTGAGGCCTCGGTGGCCTGGCCCGTGAGCTGGACCTTGCCCTGTGTTACCTGCATGCGCTGAATCCACACGTCATCCGGCATGGCTCGCGTCACCGACTGGAGCACGTTCATCACCACTGGATTGCCGGCCTTGCGCTCGCTGAGAAACGAGGCGGCCTCGCGAGCCTCCGACAGCTCCGAACGCAGCTCCGCCACCTGCTGCGCGGCGACCCGCGCGTCGTTGGTTCGAACCTGAAACGCCTCGATCGCCTGCTGCTTGGCCGCCAGCGACTGCCACATCAGTCCATAGAGGAGCAGCAGGCACAGGGCTGCCAGGCCCAGGTTGATGTGCAGCTGCCGGCGATTGACGCTGGCCCGCAGGGAACCGTCCAGCAGATTGACGCCCATCAGCGCCAGCACACCACCCTCGCGCTGCCGGCCAACGTCCACGCCGTGAAGCGCAATGCCTCGCTCCGAGAGCCCCTTATGGATACGCTCCAGCAGCGGCTTAGGCACCGCCACAAGCTCGACCCGCAGAAGCGCACCCTGGCGCTCCACGATGCGATAGTCAAAACACACCTGATCGGCGGTGAACGGCGTGTTCTTGTCCATTTCATAGGTGAGGACCTGGCGCAGGTTCTCCTCGGCGGCCGCAGGCACGTTGATGCGGTGAATCAGCACCTCCGACTCTTCGACCAGGAAAAAGGTTTGGGGCGTCTCACCATCGAAGCGGGCCAGCGCCGCCTGCACCGTCTGCCGCGCCGCGTCGTTGTCGTCTTCCAGACGGAAGGTCCCCAGCGCTTTGGATTCTTCGTCGCCGCCGGCATCGCCGTCCCGCCACAGCAGCACTTCACCGCCGGCCATCCTGGCCAGCAGCCGGGTGGAGCCGCCGGCAAACAGCTCGCGCAGCCGGGGAGGCAGGCTGTCGATCAGCTGCACCTTCCACCAGGTCAGGAAACCGACGAGCTGTCGGTACCAGGGCTGAGCGCGGAGGTTTTGAAGTAATTTTCCAAACATTCTGCTAGTGGGTTTCGTTGTTGTTTGCTGGCGCCCTGTGGGCAATCGTCCCGCACTTGGTCATCAGGAGTCCTTCCAGCGAACGATCCGGAACGGCCGCCCCTGAATGGCTCCGCCGGGTCTGATAGTGGCCTCGAGCTCCGCCCAGGCATCGTTTTCCAGGGTGGCTTTTACCCGAATGCTATAGGTATAGCTACCGGCGCGAGCCACCGCTTCCGTGCCGTCGGGCAGTATGGGCAGTGGGACCCCGAAATCTTCGATCTGTTCCCGCTGTTCGATAAACTCGGTCGCCAGTTCTTCGGTCATCCCGTCGATGGTCATCAGGACCTCTTGCGGCGCAAACGCCGGGTCGGGTCGGGCGCGGCCGGTAAAGACGGTGATCGCAGGTTCCAGCAGCGTATAGAGCTCGTAGTTGAACCCCATAACCTGCTGCAGCTCGGTGACCGAAGAAAAGGGGCCGTCTTTGGCGCCGTAAGGATAGTCAGCCGCCTCGTAGTCGTCGTCCTCCGCCCCGTTGAGGCGGACGAGGTCGTCCGGATCGCGCCAGTCCAGCACCGCGTCCACCAGCAAGGGGCTCTCCTCCGGACTGACTCCCGCTGACTCAAACAGCGAGGTCAGCAGCAGCTCGTCAGCGACATTCAGATCGATCTTGCCGGTTTCATCGGTGACCGCAATCTCGACGGTGGCCCCCTCAAATTCCACCGTGTAGGTGCGCCCATCGGCAAACCAGCGTGACTCCAGATCCGGATTGCGCAGCTCAAACACCGCGCGGTGCA contains:
- the gspM gene encoding type II secretion system protein GspM; its protein translation is MAQLLPDENRQKPLAWMLLVVALILVYWVGFRWYFDRQGELNTQIEQLQSSQARFQGLLDQGPALERELTEVRELQNEADFFLQQKNTSLGSAELTNRLKEMIRTHASEKDCQVISNQNMRVRDKERFERVTNKVRLRCEVEDLSNIFYHLENGTPYVFLDNVSVYRQITRRRQGRETVQQQILDVRFDLSGYLRTAP
- a CDS encoding PilN domain-containing protein; amino-acid sequence: MFGKLLQNLRAQPWYRQLVGFLTWWKVQLIDSLPPRLRELFAGGSTRLLARMAGGEVLLWRDGDAGGDEESKALGTFRLEDDNDAARQTVQAALARFDGETPQTFFLVEESEVLIHRINVPAAAEENLRQVLTYEMDKNTPFTADQVCFDYRIVERQGALLRVELVAVPKPLLERIHKGLSERGIALHGVDVGRQREGGVLALMGVNLLDGSLRASVNRRQLHINLGLAALCLLLLYGLMWQSLAAKQQAIEAFQVRTNDARVAAQQVAELRSELSEAREAASFLSERKAGNPVVMNVLQSVTRAMPDDVWIQRMQVTQGKVQLTGQATEASALISLLGEAPCLKDPAPKGAFTPDAKTGKERFTIEVFVDCNGQENGAATAG
- a CDS encoding type II secretion system minor pseudopilin GspK, with the translated sequence MIRQRGLALVIVMWLSLLLTILIGSFAIVARTENLQARHLFDTTRAWYAAEAGLHRAVFELRNPDLESRWFADGRTYTVEFEGATVEIAVTDETGKIDLNVADELLLTSLFESAGVSPEESPLLVDAVLDWRDPDDLVRLNGAEDDDYEAADYPYGAKDGPFSSVTELQQVMGFNYELYTLLEPAITVFTGRARPDPAFAPQEVLMTIDGMTEELATEFIEQREQIEDFGVPLPILPDGTEAVARAGSYTYSIRVKATLENDAWAELEATIRPGGAIQGRPFRIVRWKDS